One part of the Qingrenia yutianensis genome encodes these proteins:
- a CDS encoding Gp15 family bacteriophage protein encodes MNLLCENAPDFLTVGGKKLKINTDFSVWIRFLTAFETNDVLRLENSLVEIFGKIPDTSSFDEIITAMRDWLNLTDEKAFKTGQACAPCLSFCYDGNLIYAELWKYFPDMMKRGLTYQEGIELVNLILCDDKTMLWHRAFARSGDFSQFPKEQKRYWEKERAKYKLPSKANQQNTDDVLSSVF; translated from the coding sequence ATGAACCTTCTTTGTGAAAATGCCCCCGATTTTCTTACTGTCGGGGGCAAAAAATTAAAAATAAATACGGATTTTTCTGTGTGGATAAGGTTTTTAACGGCTTTTGAAACAAACGACGTTTTAAGGCTTGAAAACTCGCTTGTTGAAATATTCGGTAAAATTCCCGATACAAGCTCTTTTGATGAAATTATCACCGCAATGCGCGATTGGCTTAATCTTACGGATGAAAAAGCCTTCAAGACAGGGCAAGCCTGCGCGCCGTGTTTAAGCTTTTGTTATGACGGCAATTTGATATATGCGGAGCTTTGGAAATATTTTCCCGATATGATGAAAAGGGGACTTACTTATCAAGAGGGTATTGAGCTTGTTAACCTTATTTTGTGCGACGACAAAACTATGCTTTGGCACAGGGCTTTTGCGAGAAGCGGTGATTTTTCGCAGTTTCCGAAAGAACAAAAACGGTATTGGGAAAAAGAACGCGCAAAATATAAACTTCCTTCAAAGGCAAATCAGCAAAATACCGACGATGTTTTGTCAAGTGTATTTTGA
- a CDS encoding phage tail protein, producing the protein MAKKNNLIIEIDGDSKKLEKALSKAGNAAKTAGKVIGAGFVAAGAAIGAIGTKAVKAYADFEQLVGGVDTLFKDSSAKVQKYADDAYMAAGLSANQYMDTITSFSASLLQSLGNDTEKAAEYGNQAVIDMSDNANKMGTDMQSIQNAYQGFAKQNYTMLDNLKLGYGGTKEEMQRLLQDAEKLSGIKYDISSFADITQAIHVIQTEMGITGTTAEEAATTIQGSLGMVKASWENLMVGLADPNADFDKLFDDFLKSVETLGDNLSPVIERVLNSMSETIKEKAPLIAEKIPEMTEKILPGLLDAAAELAFSLAETAPETFQKVVDAIGDVLDGIGGKLSEKFPALKGIFENLTPIVTGLAVAFVTLKTASAISGAVSALTTAWTAYKTANEGATIAQWALNAAMNANPVGIVTALIAGLVTAFVVLWNKSEAFRNFWTGLWDGIKKAVSAAIDFVKNNWKDIILFITNPIAGAIKLLYNLNPKFRAWVDNLISQVKAWFGNMVSVGKNIVEGLWKGIINTKDWLLNKIKSFAHTITQGIKDFFGIHSPSKVMRDEVGKMIALGIAEGIEDNRTEVEKVLDELNQNLLDSEILYNKESERLKNSKNESDKKYLEKLKDTAETERKIYDARQKDIKSAQKEIVDQYKKMAEEVFDTIEEVEKAQESMAKKLKGYGALYTKKDREIGIEYTFDEKKGVLTGKKQFEEVYELNDLSKQTADLNKFSDNLTNLKEIKKMPKEFFNVMRDMGVDEGIKFTNALLELSDADFDSYIAQWTEKQSASEDISKILYRDEAEEAISAVTDKMSEFNSKFEENGEENAKSWGEGFIEKMKEIMPDITDRINAAFSSIVLTSGRMAAVSGNTTYTANYYIQPSRGESTHQQIKAINDAQSYNKMRGGY; encoded by the coding sequence ATGGCTAAAAAGAACAATTTGATTATAGAAATTGACGGCGACAGTAAGAAGCTTGAAAAAGCTTTATCAAAAGCCGGAAATGCTGCTAAAACCGCAGGCAAGGTTATAGGAGCGGGATTTGTTGCGGCAGGAGCGGCGATTGGGGCAATCGGCACAAAAGCGGTAAAGGCATACGCAGATTTTGAGCAGCTTGTCGGCGGTGTAGATACGCTTTTTAAGGACAGCAGTGCAAAGGTTCAGAAGTATGCCGATGACGCATATATGGCCGCAGGGCTTTCAGCAAATCAATATATGGATACCATAACGTCATTTTCAGCGTCGCTTCTGCAAAGCCTTGGAAATGACACCGAAAAAGCGGCGGAATACGGAAACCAAGCTGTTATAGATATGTCGGACAACGCCAACAAAATGGGTACTGATATGCAGAGCATACAAAACGCATATCAGGGTTTTGCAAAGCAGAATTACACAATGCTTGACAACTTAAAACTCGGTTACGGCGGTACAAAAGAGGAAATGCAAAGGCTTTTGCAGGACGCTGAAAAATTATCGGGTATAAAATACGACATTTCATCTTTTGCGGACATAACGCAGGCTATACACGTTATTCAAACCGAAATGGGAATAACGGGTACAACTGCCGAGGAGGCGGCGACGACAATTCAAGGTTCGCTCGGTATGGTAAAGGCAAGCTGGGAAAACCTTATGGTCGGGCTTGCTGACCCTAACGCGGATTTTGACAAGCTTTTTGATGACTTTTTGAAAAGCGTTGAAACTCTCGGCGATAATTTGTCGCCGGTTATTGAACGTGTTTTAAATTCAATGTCTGAAACAATAAAGGAAAAAGCTCCGTTAATTGCAGAAAAAATTCCTGAAATGACCGAAAAGATTTTACCCGGCTTGCTTGACGCGGCGGCGGAGCTTGCGTTTTCGCTTGCGGAAACCGCTCCCGAAACGTTTCAAAAGGTTGTAGATGCCATTGGTGATGTGCTTGACGGCATAGGCGGCAAACTTTCCGAGAAGTTTCCTGCGTTGAAAGGAATTTTTGAAAATCTTACTCCGATAGTTACAGGGCTTGCGGTGGCATTTGTAACACTTAAAACCGCAAGTGCAATATCGGGTGCGGTAAGTGCACTTACCACGGCGTGGACCGCATACAAAACGGCAAACGAGGGTGCAACGATAGCACAGTGGGCATTAAACGCGGCAATGAACGCTAACCCCGTAGGAATAGTTACAGCGCTGATTGCCGGACTTGTTACGGCTTTTGTTGTACTTTGGAACAAGTCGGAGGCGTTCCGTAATTTTTGGACAGGCTTATGGGACGGAATAAAAAAGGCAGTTTCGGCAGCGATTGACTTTGTAAAAAACAACTGGAAGGATATTATCCTTTTTATTACAAATCCGATTGCCGGAGCGATAAAGCTTTTGTATAATCTCAACCCGAAATTCCGCGCCTGGGTAGATAACCTTATATCACAGGTAAAAGCGTGGTTCGGGAATATGGTATCTGTCGGCAAAAACATAGTTGAGGGATTGTGGAAAGGCATTATCAATACAAAGGACTGGCTTCTAAACAAAATAAAATCGTTTGCACATACCATTACGCAGGGCATAAAGGACTTTTTCGGCATACATTCGCCGTCGAAGGTTATGCGCGACGAGGTCGGCAAGATGATTGCGCTCGGTATTGCCGAGGGCATTGAGGACAACCGCACCGAAGTTGAGAAAGTTTTGGACGAACTTAACCAAAACCTTCTTGACAGCGAAATTTTATACAACAAAGAGAGCGAACGTCTTAAAAACAGCAAAAACGAGAGCGACAAGAAATATCTTGAAAAGTTGAAAGACACTGCCGAAACCGAGCGTAAAATTTACGACGCACGGCAGAAAGACATTAAAAGTGCTCAAAAAGAAATTGTTGACCAATACAAGAAAATGGCGGAGGAGGTTTTTGATACCATTGAAGAGGTGGAAAAGGCGCAGGAGAGTATGGCAAAAAAGCTTAAAGGCTATGGCGCGCTTTACACCAAGAAAGACAGGGAAATCGGCATTGAATACACTTTTGATGAGAAAAAGGGAGTTTTAACAGGCAAAAAACAGTTTGAAGAAGTGTATGAATTAAACGATTTATCAAAGCAGACGGCGGATTTAAACAAATTTTCCGACAATCTTACCAATTTAAAAGAAATAAAGAAAATGCCGAAAGAATTTTTTAACGTTATGCGCGATATGGGCGTTGACGAGGGCATTAAGTTTACAAACGCGCTTTTGGAATTATCGGACGCCGATTTCGACAGTTATATTGCACAATGGACGGAAAAACAGTCGGCAAGCGAGGATATATCGAAAATTTTGTACCGCGATGAGGCGGAAGAAGCAATAAGCGCCGTGACGGACAAAATGTCGGAATTTAACTCGAAGTTTGAAGAGAACGGCGAGGAAAACGCGAAGAGCTGGGGCGAAGGGTTTATTGAAAAAATGAAAGAAATTATGCCGGATATTACCGACAGGATAAACGCCGCATTCAGCAGTATTGTTTTGACATCGGGACGTATGGCGGCGGTGTCCGGCAACACGACATACACGGCGAACTACTACATACAGCCGTCGAGGGGCGAAAGCACACATCAGCAGATAAAAGCCATAAACGACGCGCAGAGCTACAACAAAATGCGAGGGGGTTACTAA
- a CDS encoding phage tail family protein, producing MLITLKNEFGTFEIGGGQHRCAHLTEISGLGISGKEITSVVFPSQAGHTVKKFRDTERVITMSFDFYGEPYTVERLYKILYRPLDIYFNRGDGTRRKISAYMSEECEVENIIFHKWQKIALQFICPSPYFNDEREIIKNIGGYRDNFPNAYEGAEWKISLPAVATERVTRRNILNSGDVIVYPVFTIKNYGENSQSASHTVTVKNHTTGKSITVTAQIYSSTTVIIDVPKRKITRNGTLITDKLSDTSILSEMYLAIGENDIEILTNDANDIISMDIKYTNNYAAVII from the coding sequence ATGCTTATTACACTAAAAAACGAGTTTGGGACGTTTGAAATCGGCGGAGGACAGCACAGGTGCGCGCACCTTACCGAGATAAGCGGTTTGGGAATTTCGGGAAAAGAGATAACGAGCGTTGTTTTTCCCTCGCAGGCAGGGCACACGGTTAAAAAATTCCGCGACACTGAACGCGTTATCACTATGTCGTTTGATTTTTACGGCGAGCCGTACACGGTTGAGCGGTTATACAAAATTTTGTACCGTCCTTTGGACATTTATTTCAACCGCGGTGACGGGACAAGACGGAAAATTTCGGCATATATGAGTGAGGAGTGCGAAGTTGAAAATATCATTTTTCACAAGTGGCAGAAAATCGCTTTGCAGTTTATCTGCCCGAGCCCGTATTTTAACGACGAGCGCGAAATTATAAAAAACATAGGCGGTTACAGGGACAATTTTCCCAACGCATACGAGGGCGCGGAGTGGAAAATTTCGCTCCCTGCCGTTGCTACCGAGCGCGTCACGAGAAGAAACATTTTAAACAGCGGGGATGTTATTGTTTATCCTGTTTTTACGATAAAAAACTACGGCGAAAATTCGCAGAGCGCTTCCCACACGGTGACCGTAAAAAACCACACTACGGGAAAATCAATAACCGTTACGGCGCAAATTTATTCATCCACGACGGTTATAATCGACGTTCCGAAGCGCAAAATCACGCGGAACGGCACGCTTATCACCGACAAGCTGAGCGACACGAGTATTTTATCCGAGATGTATCTTGCAATCGGCGAAAACGATATAGAAATTCTTACCAATGACGCAAACGACATTATAAGTATGGACATTAAATATACAAACAATTATGCGGCGGTGATTATATGA
- a CDS encoding siphovirus ReqiPepy6 Gp37-like family protein codes for MNDVIFYDFDFNLLYILPPFALDTGYVSANATAEFCGDGSFELVFDDDGLKSVIEGKKDEVFVKWGKFEGFLTGFKWEENKSTLFGMSLSGLLHRVVFPPATAQQTNNRTAEYIVRDMISQNCTWLNLGDEAGFTAKVEFQSDKYQSADVFVSDCLKLDNGGFEIYADYANKKFMFRCLKHTENELIISENLLNAYNFATTYTNKELAFGGWYEEEYTNGDGEAAKRWKYISTAEKTGIRKIDTVLSSNTKAEAEKELKRLNSQYDIEAETKDLIFGTSYKLGDIVRLQSGDVTVKKVISSVDIWQEETYGEMPKFNDLEE; via the coding sequence ATGAACGACGTTATTTTTTACGATTTTGACTTCAATCTTTTATACATTCTTCCCCCGTTTGCGCTTGACACGGGCTATGTTTCGGCGAACGCAACCGCCGAGTTTTGCGGCGACGGTTCGTTTGAGCTTGTTTTTGACGATGACGGTTTGAAAAGTGTTATCGAGGGCAAAAAAGACGAAGTTTTTGTGAAATGGGGCAAATTTGAAGGCTTTTTGACAGGCTTTAAGTGGGAAGAGAACAAAAGCACATTATTCGGAATGTCGCTTTCGGGACTTTTGCACAGGGTTGTTTTTCCGCCGGCAACTGCGCAGCAGACAAACAACCGCACTGCGGAATATATTGTGCGCGATATGATTTCGCAAAACTGCACGTGGCTTAATCTTGGCGATGAGGCAGGTTTTACGGCAAAAGTGGAATTTCAAAGCGACAAATACCAGAGTGCGGACGTTTTTGTGAGCGACTGTTTAAAGCTTGACAACGGCGGTTTTGAGATTTATGCAGATTACGCAAACAAAAAATTTATGTTCAGGTGTTTAAAACACACCGAAAACGAGCTTATTATAAGCGAAAATCTGTTAAACGCATATAACTTTGCAACGACGTACACAAACAAGGAGCTTGCGTTCGGCGGCTGGTATGAAGAAGAATACACAAACGGCGACGGCGAGGCGGCAAAACGGTGGAAATATATATCAACGGCAGAAAAAACGGGCATAAGAAAGATTGACACGGTGCTTTCGTCAAACACCAAGGCGGAGGCGGAAAAGGAGCTGAAACGCTTAAATTCGCAGTATGATATTGAGGCGGAAACAAAAGATTTGATTTTCGGCACGTCATACAAGCTCGGCGATATTGTGCGCTTGCAGTCGGGCGATGTGACGGTTAAAAAAGTGATTTCAAGCGTTGACATATGGCAGGAAGAAACCTACGGCGAAATGCCGAAATTTAATGATTTGGAGGAATGA